One genomic segment of Centropristis striata isolate RG_2023a ecotype Rhode Island chromosome 13, C.striata_1.0, whole genome shotgun sequence includes these proteins:
- the arhgdig gene encoding rho GDP-dissociation inhibitor 3, with amino-acid sequence MLGLDVCEFGGQVLELLWLTMCYRGLMADKKDLCLEEEEDDRNLNYVAPVHKTLEEIRQLDKDDESLVKYKQTLLGTVPVPADSSVANVQVTRLTLLCDEAPEPITMDLTGDLSALKEQTFSLKEGVTFRLKIHFKVSREIVAGLRYHHVTFRKGVRVDKASYMVGSYGPKEEEYEFLCPVEEAPKGMMSRGHYQVKSCFIDDDKITYMDWEWNLDIKKDWDE; translated from the exons ATGCTGGGATTGGACGTGTGTGAGTTCGGGGGTCAGGTGCTGGAGCTGCTGTGGTTAACTATGTGCTACAGAG GTCTCATGGCTGACAAGAAGGATTTGTGtcttgaggaggaggaggacgacagAAACCTAAACTACGTTGCTCCGGTCCACAAGACTTTGGAGGAGATTCGGCAACTGGACAAAGATGACGAGAGTCTGGTCAAGTACAAGCAGACCCTGCTGGGGACAGTACCAGTGccggcag ACTCCAGCGTGGCTAATGTCCAGGTGACCAGACTGACCCTGCTGTGTGACGAGGCTCCTGAACCGATCACCATGGACCTGACAG GAGACCTGAGTGCTCTGAAGGAGCAGACCTTCTCCCTAAAGGAAGGAGTGACGTTCAGACTAAAGATACACTTCAAG gtgagCAGAGAAATCGTTGCTGGCTTGCGGTACCATCATGTGACCTTCAGAAAAGGAGTAAGAG TGGACAAGGCGTCGTACATGGTGGGAAGTTACGGTCCAAAGGAAGAGGAGTATGAGTTTCTATGCCCAGTTGAGGAGGCACCCAAAGGCATGATGTCACGCGGCCACTATCAGGTCAAGTCCTGCTTCATCGACGACGATAAGATTACCTACATGGACTGGGAGTGGAACCTGGACATCAAAAAGGACTGGGATGAATAA